From the Triticum urartu cultivar G1812 chromosome 4, Tu2.1, whole genome shotgun sequence genome, the window TTTTAACAAAATTAAATGAATACAACGAATAGATATTTTATGCAGTCACCAAAAACAAATCACATTATCCTATTCTATATTATTCATTGTCCATAAGTAGAATGTAGGAAAGATCTATTTTTTTCTAGTTTGCTTGCACTATTATCTATTTTTCCTATCTTGTTACAATAATTAATTCCTAGAAATTAACAGAGCCCGGATGGAGATATCATAGATTGTGTGCATATCAGCGAACAACCTGCATTCGACCATCCTCTCCTCAAGAACCATACTATACAGGTAATATTTGGCACATCTTTCATTTTCATATAACGATTGATTATAAGAAGTTGCAGTGCCCCATAATATCACACTCACGTATCAGGATATCACTCGGTTATTGTCATATTTTCAGATGTGTCCTTCTTACAACCCAAAAGGCATGCAACATCATTCCAATATCACACCCCATCTAatcacccaaacatggcatcaaaatggAAAGTGTCCTAAGGACACCATACCAATACGAAGGACCAAGGAGGAGCATGTCTTGAGGGCCAGTTCAGTTAGGAGGTTTGGCACGAAGATGCCTAGGAGCATCCCACTTGTCAATCCAATCAATGACACTAACACACCCAATATATTAAGGGGCCACCAGGTAAAACACCATTTAAGAATATATGATTAATAATCTTCTTCTTAGATTGGTACTATAGTTATTTTGATATTTACACATTTAACTTTGTTTCTCTCCCATTAAGCAGTATGCCGCCGCATCTGCACGGTACGATAAGTGCTACGGAAGCAAAGGCACCTTCAATATGTGGAAACCAGCGATTGCCAGGGCCAATGACTTCAGTTTAACACAGCTTTGGATCACTGCGGGTTCCTACAATGGCAACAACCTCAATACCATTGAAGTAGGATGGCAGGTGAGACCTCAGAGTTAAACGTTAAATCCACCATCATAAAAGATCTATTAAACTCAACCTTTTAGCATCCGTGCATGATATATGTGCTTTGAAAGAGCCAGAACATAAGAATGAGCTAGACTAGGTTGTCCATTCGTAAAGTTTGTTCTTTCTCATTAGTTGTGCTTGCAACATTTTTCTAATACCTAAGGACATGTAGACATCATAAACTGTAAATAACATTTTTCTTTCTACATGCCCATTTTATCAATTGATATTATTAAAGAAAACATGTATTAATATTTAATTATAAAAAGGAGTTTACCACACAACTAAATCAATTGGAATATTGAGTAATCACAATTCATGAATTGCTAAGCTTTAGTAAACCTGACCTGAAGTAACTGAGATTACTATTTAGGGTTACTGTAATGATAGTCAACATATTTAATCTACCTCTTATATTTAATGAATGACAATAACAACTTAGGTTAAAGTATATTAATGCTTTATGGCCAAAAAATGTAATTATAGATAATATACTGTATTCATATTAAATTGTTGTAACATATTTACATTGTAACACACaaactttatttttttaattatgCCACTTACCAATCTTTGATAGTGGAAATACAACTTCTCCGTTACCGTGGTGTTGGCTAAAATGTTTGCTCATAACACTTTACTAATAGATAGTGGAGTGCATAATGTAATATATTTTTGTTTCAACTAAACACATGgataaataaagttatagcggaTTAAACTAGGAAGCCAGAATTTGAACTAATGAAACCATGATGGATGGCTACAACAAGAGCTGACATAACTCAAGCTAAGTTTTCAAATTAGCACCTGTAAAAAACATAAAGGGCCGGAATGCAAATTGGAAAAACTATCAATCAGGATGTGAAAATTAGTTTGTAATAGAAGTCTTTTTTACCAGGATAAAATTGCATGGTATATATACAAGATTGTGAAAAATAGGATAAGAAATTTGATTAGCCATGGACCTCAAATTTTATCCATGAACATCCAATTCTTCTGTATCTTATAAAATACTTAAGTCTCATATGCCCCTGTGGGAGCATGGGTTCATGGACTAGTGAGGTACATTAGGCATGTGAAATTATTTGTGACACTATTAAGTGCTATAGGAAaactatatcatcaatattataAAGGAATTTACTACATATATAAGCATGTATAGCGTGAACATTTAAAAGGACTCAACTAAACAAACAAGCAACCAAAATTCTATGAGCCATCACATGTGTTGAAGGGATAAGATGCAACTACCGAGGGATTGGAATAAAGAATTTGGagaaaggagtaaaaagaaggaGATTCCATGGGCATTTCTCATATTGGTGCCCTTTTTGGCATGGCATCACACTGTATTTGGATAATTGCAATGGAAGGAAGGAAGAAACAAGCTGTCTACAAAGACTTATTCTTGCTTGTTTTTGTTTGCTGTAGCAAACAAAAAACCTCAAcccccctccctctctctctctctctctctctctctctctctctctctctctctctctctcccctccgTCTTTGTGTGTGTGGGTGTATCAATTATATATCTAGGTATCTCTTCCACCTAATTAATAATCCCATGTCGTCATGCTTAGACATAGCTATTATACAAGTCAAAAACATTTTGTAATGGTCTAGTCAGTTGTGCCTTATCTTTCATTGTGCCTAACGGCCTTATGCTCTCTACAAAGATTGTAGGTTTATCCAAATCTATATGGTGATAGCAATACCAGACTCTTCATCTACTGGACCGTAAGATAAACTTCATATTCCATTTTATCTTGATAAATGATAGTATTGGGACCTTTCCTAAGGTTTGGAATAATACTAAAATACTAACTTTCTATTGTATGGAATATTGTAGCGTGATGCGTATCAAACTACAGGATGTTACAACCTATTATGCTCAAGGTTCATCCAAACAAGCAATCAAATCACAATTGGCGGCAGTATCTCCCCAACATCCACCTATGGTGGCACACAATATGACATCGATATTTTAGTTTGGAAGGTAACAAAATAGAATAAGATTTCCAATCATAAATATTTTTAGTTGTGTGCGCCTACCAATTCAATCAAAGTTGTGAAGCTATAGGGGAAAAGTGGAAATTCACTTATACTTTAATATTCCCCGTGATGTGCAGGTTCTCTTACACCAAAATGTTCAAATAGGAGTCTACTAAATATTCTTATTTTATTACATCCCCTAGGATTTAAACTCGAGACCTCTTGCTTTGAGTTGCATGCACCGGCAGTTTCAAGCCAAAAACCGTATGTTCACTTACACTCCAACATTAAGCATGAAATATCAAATTCATGAGTCGGCATAGAGAATCCATGCCAACCTCTTGTTCTTTGGGAAACTGTGTTTCCTTATTCTGTTTTGGTTCAATAATGGATTAGACATTGTCCTATGCACGTTTAATAATTGTCCACAAATGCAATAATGTCATGCTAGCTATGGAACAAGGGCTCTATCAAGTTACTCCTTACCCAGTTAGTGTTGAGACATATAAATACGAGCCACATACTTAACTAGGGTAAAGCAGGTAAGACATTTTAATATTACATTTATTTGCAATTAAAGGTTACACATCTTGTGAATTTTATGGGATGTCTGCACCACCACATGATCCTCGGGTAGCATAGAAGGGCGTACTTCTACCCTAGATGCATGATTGCATTCCTCGAAAAAAAAGATGCATGATTGCATGCATCGTCAAGAGGACGTCTCATTATTGTAGATTCTCCAGTTACATAGATGGTTGAGTCTGTCTCTTTCTAGTTTGATTGGCGGACTCGAGTATTTTAGTGCTCAAATAATTTACCTTGCTTTAGTCTCATGGTTGTTGGAACATATTTTTACAGTGCAAGTCTTCTAAATCACGAATTGATTAAGCTACACATCTATACTACATATCATATTTGAGCTCACTAACAAAAGCACTCATCCCTGTCAGCTCACCCTGGCCTTTAGTGTTCCCTTTTCGGCCTTGATTTTGACACTTACAGAATTTAAACAATATTCCCTCCTCATGTTTAATCATCTGTGTTTTATTCTATAGTATATAATTTTTCCTTGTAGGACCGAGCAGGGGGTAATTGGTGGCTACAAGTTGGAGGATATAATGTTGGGTATTGGCCATCGTACATCTTCTCTGACTTGGCACATAGTGCCTCCACTATTATGTGGGGCGGCGAGATATTTTCACCTGATGTCGGCCAAACATCCACACATATGGGTAGTGGACACTTTCCAAATGAAGGGTTCGGTAAGGCGAGTCACATCAAGAACATCCAAGTGGTAAATTCATCCAACTGTCTCAATCCCCCACGTGATGTGGGCTTGATAACTGAGCAGAACAATTGCTATAATGTGCAAAGTGGCAACTATGGCGACTGGGGAACTTACATCTACTATGGTGGGCCTGGGAATAACCCTAACTGCCCATGACGAGTACCACtttctatacctactattaaagagAGGATGATTTCATAGTTCTTCATCCGTCATCTCTTTACATCCGTTAAATCTGTGTTAAAGATTAACGGCCGAGATTAAAAGAAACGCACACAGCAATGTTTGCGACcgtttctcctttatatacgcaAGGCGTGCTTGAAAAAATTAGAGGAAAGAAATGATCCGTTTTCAGCCTCGGTGCTCGCGTCCCAGCCCGTGGCATCGTGTTTCTTCGTCGGGGTTGCTGCTGCACCGGGTGTCGTCGCGGCTCAGGCATGTTCCACGTGGTGTGGTTCATGTCATCATCCATTTTCGCACTGCTCATAGCTGCCGCACACCGTGTTCACGTACGCGGCCACGCTGCCCCTGGCTCTCACATTCCTGCTAATTGCAAAGGCCTGTGTCATCAGCATTCTGTGCGAGGACCAGCACCAGCGGCAGCAGGCATGCATGTCACTGCCGCCTGCGACGCCGTTGCGCGCACGTACTTGAGTGACTCGTCATGCTCTTGTTTGCGCAATAAGCCATCTCCGTGTGGTGGTGACCGGCGTCGGCACGCCAGTTCTGGTCCATGGAGAGTGTGgtcgtgcgtgtgtgtgtgtctgGGAACGGTCTGGCATAGTCCGACTTGTATGTGGCCTCtgagtgtgtgtgcgtgtgtggcGCGGGGTGTGCATGTGTGCGCACACTTTTTTGGCGGGGAAATAGGGTCTTTTTATTAGAGAATGGCGTTTCGGTGCCCGGGTGCATCTGCACCCGGTCAAAAAAAATcgtaaaaaattcagaaaaattcaaaaaattctaaaaaaatttGGGTGATAGACAATTTGATGCGTGAGGTACGCTCCAATTTTCAAAACATTTGGACTTCTGTgcagctctcagcaaaaaagacGAATCAATCgtcttttttgctgagagctgcACAGAAGTCCAAATGTTTTGAAAATTGGAGCGTACCTCACGCATCAAATTGTCCACCACCCAAATtttttttttttggaattttttgaatttttctagtatttattttgatttttttcttGAGCGCAGGTGCAGATGAGCTCGGGCTCAGATTCGAATTTTCGGTTTTTATTACTGAATCAATGGACAGTCCGCCTTACAAAGTTCTGGAACAACACCCGGACCGATCGAATCCACATAGCAGTGTGATTCTCACATCTACCAAAATTAGCTAAAAAATGACTCACAACATTTTGATCACGCTTCACATGTGTGATCTTCATCTCTTTGCCCTTGTGTAGGGATCTCAAAATAGTATCCGCCATCGTAGTGTATCTCGAGCGGCTTGCGTGTCCTTGAGAAATCAGATTCTTCGCCTCGAGACAGTCGGTCTCCAGAACAATCGGCGATAGTAGTGGGGGTGGTCATGGCGTTCTGTTGGAGACCGACCGTGTTGATCGCGTCTGTGCGCGACGTGGGCGTGAGCCAGGGTGTGCGGAGCGCGCGTGCGTGGAGGAGTGAGGAGCACGGCGTCGTGTGGGATGTTGTACGTGTGGATTCGAGTTCATGCTTCAAGGAAGAAGCCATTTGTCCGGGGGCACTCGTGCACCGGAACCACCATGTACTGGTGTACGTGTGGATTCGAGTTCGTGCTTGAAGGAAGAAGCCGTTCGTGCGGCGGAACTACCGTGTCCTGTGTCTCCCCTCTTCTTTCTTCTTCCGCGGTTCGAgccagtgagagagagagagagagagcaactAGAGGGAGAGAACTAGGGCTAGAATCCAACAATTGGCATCAGAGTTACCAGGTTCGGGGCCTTGGCGCGCGGTGGCGAGCGCGGTGAGCGTGGTGGACATGGAGGCTGGGGTGCACGGCGAGCGCATGGCAACCGCGACGCATGGTTAGTCCACAGCTGTGCGTGCGATGTCGTGCGACAGGGGGGTCGCGGAGGCGAGGATGACACAAAGGACCTGCATGGTGGCGTCGCGGTATCGGCGACTCGGTGTGTCGACCATCACTACTGGGGAAAAGTCTATACACAGAGGTATAGCAGTAGCGGTGGTTAAAATAAAGCGCTACAGCTACTTTGTAGTAGCGCGTTTCAGAAAAGCAAGCTATAGCTACAACTATAGCAGTAGCACGTGTGCAGCAAAAAGTGCTACCATTATAATTCCCATCGTGTTGGCGATAGGCTAGGAATAGTAGCGATTCCGTGCAAAGCGCGCTACCACTATGGTCGTTGTTGCAGTGTGTTTCCTGCGTAGAGCGCAACTGctaagaaagaaagaaaaaaatgaaaaaaatagaaaaaaaatgaaaatgaaagaactAGGAAACAGAGAAATGAAAATAAATGTAAGGATAAACAAAAGAATAACTGCTTCCtatagcagtagcgtgttttGCTAAAACGcactatagctaacttagctatagcgcgtttccgaaacagcgctactgctagttcgaCTTAACCACTCGCGGACTCAAAATTTTGCTAagtcctctttcccccctcccccCTGTTCCCCCAACTCCTCTGTCGCCGCCACCCGAGCCCGAGCCTTCCCTCATCGCcaccgcccgaggccgccctcaacctcaccgccgccacccggagccgctctcgacctcaccgccgccgccctcgacctcaccgccgccgcccgagcccgcccaggaccgccgACTACCGACCCCGAGCTCGCCCTCGCCGCCTCTACCtccgtcgccgagcacctccctGCCACCGTCTCTCCCATCTCTGTAAGCAcccccccacccctccccccaccccctctctctctgatttttctTCCTCTGCCATGTTAATTAGCAgtactagtagatgttaattagtactagggttcatagataatgatttttagtagtagtagtagatgttaattagtagtagtgaTGGTACTAATTAACTAGGGCAGTATGGTTAATAGTAGATGTTTTTTAGTTAGGGTAATAATAGATGTTAAGTAGTAGATAATGTAGATGTTAATTAGTTCAGTAGGGTTTAATTTTTGAATTGAGTTTGTTTAACTAGATGTTAATTAGGGCAGTACAATTTAGTTTAGAGTAAAGTTTAGTTCAGTAGTTAACTAAATATAATATCTATTtggtttttgaattgagtttgagagagcatgagatttgtgtagattttcttgaagtgtcaaacgctaggagatgcaaatttgaagtggtcaGGATATATGCAAATTCATCAACTGTGTTTGCACATGtttcgattgtgcccaagtggctttgTTGTTTTCAGGTAATGaagccgagtggcctatgttttgccggaatgttgattcatttctgttccggcaaatttcagatTCTCGATTTGTTCACTTTTTAGCAatagtcatgccgaaattttccttgaatttcggcatgacttgtacTACAAACTaagacatatcgagtgcccgaaatttgccgcaccgggaaggagtcaacgttcctgTAAAGCATATGCCTTTTttatggcgaagaagtgctacgccaggagtatacgacgagtggccggagtgtcaggcccaggtgtaccggtttccggtttccgagcgacaaccactagttagtttaggttcacgctaatgcgagagagggatacaaactcatgtactgcatagttctaCTCTCACCCATAATGACAGGTCTTCTCatgtatatcattgtttagatggatgacgatgtagttgcaagtaaACGAGACTTGTAttgctattttcgagatgatgaccagaaaccactttgtgttggatgatgattatgatgatgacatgatttgatgagactatttaTATGTATATGCTacgattacatttgtatgtgtatgatatgc encodes:
- the LOC125554424 gene encoding uncharacterized protein LOC125554424, producing the protein MAVTRACLVALVVALTFLFMEGRATAARKMSAGNLVQRRREVGSLLRRLNKPPVASIQSPDGDIIDCVHISEQPAFDHPLLKNHTIQMCPSYNPKGMQHHSNITPHLITQTWHQNGKCPKDTIPIRRTKEEHVLRASSVRRFGTKMPRSIPLVNPINDTNTPNILRGHQYAAASARYDKCYGSKGTFNMWKPAIARANDFSLTQLWITAGSYNGNNLNTIEVGWQVYPNLYGDSNTRLFIYWTRDAYQTTGCYNLLCSRFIQTSNQITIGGSISPTSTYGGTQYDIDILVWKDRAGGNWWLQVGGYNVGYWPSYIFSDLAHSASTIMWGGEIFSPDVGQTSTHMGSGHFPNEGFGKASHIKNIQVVNSSNCLNPPRDVGLITEQNNCYNVQSGNYGDWGTYIYYGGPGNNPNCP